The following is a genomic window from Oncorhynchus masou masou isolate Uvic2021 chromosome 6, UVic_Omas_1.1, whole genome shotgun sequence.
ggagaaaaggggaggcttgggcaagttgtagtgaggggtgcagggctgttgaccggggtaggggtagccaggtttattgaaattctcaaatatcacggatttattggtggtgacagtgtttcctagtctcctagtgcagtgggcagctgggaggaggtgctgttattctccatggactttacagtgtcccagaactttttggagttagcgctataggatgcaaatttctgtttgaaaaagctagcctttgctttcctaactgcctgtgtatattggttactaacttccctgaaaagttgtatATCGCgtgggctattcgatgctaatgcagtacgtcACAGattgtttttgtgctggtcaagggcagtcgggtctggagtgaaccaagggccatatctgttcctggttctaaatttgtTGAAagggggcatgcttatttaagatggtgaggtaAGCTCTTTTATAGAATAACCAGGCATACTTTACTGACGGAATGACGGAATGAgctcaatatccttccaggatacccgggccaggttgactagaaaggcctgttcgctgaagtgttttagggagcgtttgacagtgataaaGGGTGGTcgcttgaccgcagacccattacgcaCGCAGGCAGTGagtcagtgatcgctgagatcctggttgaagacagcagaggtctatttggtgggcaggttggttaggatgatatctatgagggtgcccgtgtttacggatttggggttgtacctggtgggttcattgataatttctgtgagattgagagcatcaagcttagattgtaggatggccggggtgttaagcatgtcccagtttaggtcacctaacagcacgagctctgaagatagatggggggaaatcaattcgcatatggtgtccagggcacagctgggggcagaaggtggtctatagcatgCGGCAACGgtaagagacttgtttctggagaggtggatttttaaaagttgaAGCTCAAATTTTtggggtacagacctggatagtaagacagaactcttcAGGCTATCTCttcagtagattgcaactccgccccctttggcagttctatcttgtcggaaaatgttatagttaaggATGGAATTTTCAGGGTGTTTgatggtcttcctaagccaggattcagacacggctaggacatccggctTGGCAGAGTGTACTAGGACAGTGAATAAAACACACTTAGGGAAGAGGCTTCcaatgttgacatgcatgaaaccaaggcttttacggttacagaagtcaacaaatgagagtgccggtggaatgggagtggagctgggcactgcagggcctggattaaccttcacatcaccagaggaacagaggaggagtaggataagggtacggctaaaggctaaaagaactggtcgtctagtacgttcagaacagagagtaaaaggagccgatttctgggcatggtagaatagattcaaggcataatgtacagacaaaggtatggtaggatatgaatacagtgggggtaaacctgtgcatagtgaaagagatattgtctctagaaatatAATTTataccaggtgatgtcaccgcatgtgtgggaggtggaactaaagtgTTAACTAAGgtgtattgagcagggctagaggttCTACAGTAAAATAAGGCAATActtactaaccaaaacagcaatggacaaggcatattgacgttagggagaggcatgcgtagccgagtgatcataggagtCCAGTGAAATGCTTCAggcagctagcgggccggggctagcaagctagcatcAGGGCCTTAGAGGAACGTTGCGACGGAAGAAAGTTTGTTGTGGCCCCCTCATGCTTTCACATCGGCAgacggatcagcagggctccgtcTGAAaaaccaggccaattggcaaaataggtatagtggccaaagaatttgtccaatgggcctcttaagctaacagtctgatgtcctctagacagctagcaggccgtgGCTAGCAGGATAGccgatgggcattcaggggacgtcgcAATGAAGGAGCCAGTTGAAAAACCCCCTTGGGCGAATTACGTCGTTAGCCCAGTCGTGATGGGTCGGcgggggtccaggccaattggcaaaataggtattgtagcccaaggactGGCGGATGGACctcttcggctagccgggagatgggccaaGCAGATGGGCCTAGCAAGGTTAGCTCAAGGCTAATTGGTTCTTGCCTCAGGACAGATATGTTAGCCAGGAGtggccactcggatagcagctagctagctgtgatgttCCAGGTGaaaaaaggttcagagcttgcgttAGGAATCCGGTGATATGGAGAACAATATGTCAGatttgctctggtttgagtcgcgctgtgcagactggcgagAGTTGTCCGGGCTAaaggtagctgatgaccgctagcagtggcttaCTGACTACTGGCTGGTAGCTTTTGATGGGGGTTCGGGTTcttataaaaatagcagatccataccacattgggcgagacgggttgcaggagagtatattcagTCCGTAGAGGGAAAGTgatattaaaatatatatgaaaaaaCCCAAGGAAAAACAATATTTACACGGGACAGGacgggacaagacaaaacacacgtccgactgctacaccatcttggaatctgtgcttggagttcaaaaaGGTTAACCCCAAATAAGTCAGCAGTGCTAtgaaaagtcttattgaaacattcagtgaaagttTTAAGAAGTTATTCAAAAATCCTTTTCAGTGTGTTAATAAATCCTCCTAGGCAAACTTTCAAGGAACGAGAGTAAAACAGAGTAAAACAACTCAGAACCTCTCTGAAACCTACAAataaacattcccagaacaggcaACATGTTTacttctgttctcagaacatttaaaaaatgttacgTTTTACCGGTTAGGAAACACATGGCTTCATTCCCACAATgaatgtgaaaccaaaaacatatgttcccacaacttccaaggaaccaaatgtgcaaGCTGGATAAGATGTACCTGTGGCTTGTCCATTCATGATAGACTTGACTATTTTCCAGATAAAGGGTGTTGGCAATCTCTTTGTTTTTACTCTTTACGCTACAATGCGTTCGCATCTTGGAAGTTCCAATTTGTATCTCTAGCTACTGCCAACTATTTACCTCCTTAATACAGAACACGGTCTTCTTATATTTCAGAGCTGGCAAGAAGATGGAGGTGAACATTTTGTCCTCAAGGAAAGTATTTGCCAAAAGATTACTTATCAGTCCTATTTGGTCATGTTGCTTAATACTTTTCTCCTTGCACAATTGTTGACACAGGGTTCATAGGCTTAGAGCTGGCGGGCAACTTAGAGCGGGCAACTTCTGTAAAGTTGTGTCTATCTAAATAATAAATGGGGCATATCAAATACCTTTTATGGGTATCCAAATATATTTGTATATAGTATAATCCAATAGCTGTTAATGATTGCAGTTACCGAAAACTAAGTATACAAATAGTAACCATGATGCCATTTCATACAGATGTAGTGTCTTAAAAGATCACTCTTTTGTTACTGATAATTTTCCTGCACATTAGAAAATGCAAATTGATAGTGTATTCAAGATTTAATTAGGCTTTTAAAATGTGTAGTTTCCACtataaaatgtcagacttgatttgccctaatggAAAATGTATGCATTGTCAATACATCATTTAGAACATAGGCCACTTACTGTATCAATAACCATAACACAAATCTTACATTAATAAGCTTTACTTGAACAGATTTCTAATCCCAACAAATTGTGGATTTTCTTGACAAAAAAAGAGCCCGAAAAATATAAATAAGTTATTTTCCATGTATTTATTAAAAAGGTCTGTAGCACTATATTGTACATTTACAATATACATTTGTTGACACCAATATGCAAAAATGTGAAAGTATTACAACTCAAAGCTTTCCATGCAAAATATTTATACATCCTATAAAATGTATAAATGCATAAAACTATAGGTGATAAGTGAGATATATCTATGAGAACAGCAATATGTTGCTTTGCAAAGATTTCGTAACAAGGCTTCGTTCTCATCAGGTTTTATGGAGTGTAGGCTCAGGGTGGGTCCTCTATTTTCCGATGATGACGTTCCTGTAGCCCTTGACGTGACACAACTTATTGCTATCGAAGTCGACCACCAGTTTCCTTAGGCCCGAGTGGGTGGGCGTGAAGTAGATTTTGACCTTGGCATCCTGCCCAGGTTCCACCGTGGAGTTAAGTCTAAGAAGGGTAAATATTTAGACGTTACTCTATCTACATTTACAGTAACACTATCACACTACATTCCCAGCATACATATTTAGACAGTTGATTATTTTTAATGAAAGTTTAGTtaaataacttgactatatatgGATGTCTTTAGCTacatatgtaggatcttcatttgatcactcttttgtttctGAGCCTTGAAATGCAAACCTGTAGTGTATTTTAGTTTTAAAAAGGCTTATAAAGTTTGCAATGTCCATTTTGTAATTtttgacttgatttgccctaatgaaaaatggatcaacccctacaaaaaatatCCATGAATTATAaaccacataataattcacatttcctgttggtgcaggattattttccctCTGTAGTAAACTGGCTCAAATTTTAGATCCTAGTGTGATAGTGTGATTGTAATGATTTTGCTGAGCTGACTAGCAAGGACTGTGTATGTATTGCATCAGCCATAGTTCTCTACATAGATATATGTCTGAACCAGAAAACACTTTGGATTAAAGCATGTGCTAAATAACCATATTATAGTATAGGATATTTAATTATGTTTTAGAAGCTTGACAAACTCATTCAAAACTGTTTTTATGAACAAATCCATTCATATTCTCGTCTCGATTGTTTAACACCACATTGAGCCAAACATCTAGGAGTCACATGCCAACCAAACCCACAACTCATCACAatcatctgtcacgccctgatctgtttcacctatccttgtgattgtctccaccctctccaggtgttgcttattttccccggtttatttatccctgtgtttcctgtctctctgtgccagtatgTTCAAGCcaacagtctgcatctgggtcgcgccttgtgcccttataccaTCTGAATGCTTGGAAAACCAACTCTGACAAAATGATACTCTCACCATCAAATGATAATTATAAATACTGAATAAATCCAGACAAACATTCACGACCTGGTGAAACAGTCAGCTTCCGTCCAGCGAACTTCCTAGTCTTTGATGTGAAAGTGTGAATTTCCAAATCCAAAACATTTTTTGAGAAGATTCATGAAATTGTGGTCTTGGCAAAACTTTGGATAGTTTAAGTGTGCTTGAATTGTACACGGCTGGGAATTCAGTATCCCACTTAACATTAGTAAGACTTTTAGTCTGCTTTTGACATGTAAGCACCATTGTGAGTCTGCTACAAAACATACATTTCCTTTGTCATGAACACCTCCAACTCCACCAAGGCATGGACATGCACCACTTGGTGACTAAAACATGATTGATTATTGGTCTATGAATTATGCATATCCTTTTAGACATCCCTGACACACATTACATGAAATTGTTGCTTTGATCCTCACTAATAGGTCCTATTTACACTCCTGTTGTTACTTTTAGTGGTCAATGCACTTGATCTGTAAACAGTCCCGTTTGGAAATAAAAGTCACCCTGGTTCCCTCCTACCTCTCAGTGACGACCTGTCCTCCAGTGAGATTGGACCCCTCCACGGTGAAGCAGCAGTTCTGCAGCGGTACTGGGAGAGGGTTCTGCAGGGTGATCTCAGCCGCCAGCTTACGGTTCTCTTTGGGTTCCCCAAGGATCTATATATCAGGGAACATAAATTCTCTTAATGCTTTGACATATTGCATTTCATCGGCTAGGCGAACATGGAGAACGCTCCATCTCTGATAAGCACACTCAAGCTTGCAATGCCAGCTGGAACGGTTCTTTCAAACAATTTATCAGATGTTGACACATGTTGACATAAGACAGTTGATAATTGTTTTATGAAAGTTTAGATAAATATCTTGACTATCTATGGATGTCTTTAGCaacagatgtaggattttaatttgataTATCTGATAATCACACTCAAGCTTGCAATGCCAGCTGGTACTGTTCTTTCACATTGTGAACTCTGTCCTGGCATGAGTACTTCCAAGCAACTTAGTTCTCTTGGAGCTGTGGTTAGCGTCCTTGGCTGGGGACCAAATGCTTGAACGTTTTTGATTCCCTAGTCAGAGTACTCCACTGAGGTTGCTGCAATAAGTATACTTATTACTCATGTTAATCAATGTATTCTTGTGTTTTGTAAAGTGTTAAAGTAGTGAGAGTAGTGGGCATACCCTGACTTTGATCTCAGGGTTAACCAGTACGACATTCCTCACAGCGAGGTAAGCCTCTTGGGTACCGTAGTCTAGGAGCAGAGCCGCCAGACGGATCAGGTTGTCCTCAGTGAGATTCTCTGCATACTTGGAGTAGTTCATCCTAAGAGCAACACTCTTTTCTGGAGCGAGCCAtaaagcagagaaagtgagacacCATCCAATTCCTCAGGATGTTGATACATTGACATaagcagatacagtgccttgcgaaagtattcggcccccttgaactttgcgaccttttgccacatttcaggcttcaaacataaagatataaaactgtatttttttgtgaagaatcaacaagtgggacacaatcatgaagtggaacgacatttaatggatatttcaaacttttttaacaaatcaaaaactgaaaaattgggcgtgcaaaattattcagcccctttactttcagtgcagcaaactctctccagaagttcagtgaggatctctgaatgatccaatgttgacctaaatgactaatgatgataaatacaatccacctgtgtgtaatcaagtctctgtataaatgcacctgcactgtgatagtctcagaggtccgttaaaagcgcagagagcatcatgaagaacaaggaacacaccaggcaggtccgagatactgttgtgaagaagtttaaagccggatttggatacaaaaagatttcccaagctttaaacatcccaaggagcactgtgcaagcgataatattgaaatggaaggagtatcagaccactgcaaatctaccaagacctggccgtccctctaaactttcagctcatacaaggagaagactgatcagagatgcagccaagaggcccatgatcactctggatgaactgcagagatctacagctgaggtgggagactctgtccatagtacaacaatcagtcgtatattgcacaaatctggcctttatggaagagtggcaagaagaaagccatttcttaaagatatccataaaaagtgttgtttaaagttttccacaagccacctgggagacacaccagacatgtggaagaaggtgctctggtcagatgaaaccaaaattgaacttgtggcaacaatgcaaaacgttatgtttggcgtaaaagcaacatagcttatcaccctgaacacaccatacccactgtcaaacatggtggtggcagcatcaaggtttgggcctgcttttcttcagcagggacagggaagatggttaaaattgatgggaagatggatggagccaaatacaggaccattctggaagaaaacctgatggagtctgcaaaagacctgagactgggacggagatttgtcttccaacaagacaatgatccaaaacataaagcaaaatctacaatggaatggttcaaaaataaacatatccaggtgttagaatggccaagtcaaagtccagacctgaatccaatcgagaatctgtggaaagaactgaaaactgctgttcacaaatgctctccatccaacctcactgagctcgagctgttttgcaaggaggaatgggaaaaaatgtcagtctctcgatgtgcaaaactgatagagacatacactAAGCGActtcaaagtattaacttaagggggctgaataattttgcacgtacagttttatatctttatgtttgaagcctgaaatgtggcaaaaggtcgcaaagttaaagggggtcgaatactttcgcaaggcactgtacatagaaCACTGGACAGTATGATTtcaatgcacacagacacacattcacgAATTAGCATTAGACATGAAATAACATAAAAATATAACTCCATACAAGGTCTTAAACTCTAAATGAGCTACAGTATATCCCtctcacatatacagtgcctttggaaagtattcagacccctgactttttacacattttgttacgttacaatcttattctcaaatggattaaataaaacaatttccttatcaatctacacacaataccccataatgacgaagcgaaaacaggtttttagaatattTTGCAAATGTTattaaaaacaaatgtatttacaaaagtattcagaccttttgctacgagactcaaaattgagctcaggtgcatcctgtttccattgatcatctttgagatgtttccacaacttgactggaggccacctgtggtaaattcaattgattggacatgatttggaaaggcacatacctgtctatatgagttcccacagctgacagtgcatgtcagaatggctgaagaaattgtccgtagagctctgagacaggattgtgtcgaggcacagatctggggaagggtaccaaaacatttctgcagcattgaaagtccccaagaacacagtggcctccatcattcttaaattgatgaagtttggaaccaccaagactcttcctagagctggccgcccgaccaaactgagcaattgggggagaagggccttggtcagggaggtgaccaagaacccgatggtcactctgactagagttctagagttcctctgtggagatgggaaaatctttcagaaggacaaccatctctgcagcactccaccaatcaggcctttatggtagagtggccagacggatgccactcctcagtaaaaggcacgacagcccgcttggagtttcccaaaatgaatctaaagactctcagaccatgagaaacaagattctccggtctgatgaaaccaagattgaacactttggcctgaatgccaagcgtcacatctggaggaaacctggcaccatcctcacggtgaagcatggtggtgacagcatcatgctgtgtttttcagcggcagggcctgggagactagtcaggatataagtaaagattaacggagcaaagtatagataTATCCTTCATGAAAACCTAATCCAGAGCGCttaagacctcagactggggcaaaggttcactttccaacaggacaacaaccctaagcacacagccaagacaatgcacaagtggctttgggacaagtctctgaatgtccttgagtggcccagccaaatcccggacttgaacccgatcgaacatctctggagagacctgaaaatagctgtgcagcaatgctccagatccaacctgacagagtttgagtggatctgcagagaagaatgggagaaactccccagatacaggtgtgccaagcttgtagggtcatacccaagaagactaagctgtaatcactgccaaaggtgcttccacaaagtactgagtaaagggtctgaatacttgtgtaaatgtgatgtttaagtttttttttgtcattatggggtattgtgtatagattgatgaggggggaaaactatgtaatcaattttagaataaggctgtaaactaacaaaatgtggaaaaagtcaaggggtctgaatactttccaaaggcagtgtatatatacacaaatCTTTCCATTATACAAAGCCAACTGACCTTCTCCAGGTGCCAACTGTACATTGAGCAGGTCTTTGAACCCACAGTTCTCTCCCAGAATACCGTTGTAGGACACAGCTCTGGAGCCGAACACCAGACGGCACTTCTTCTCATTGGGCGTGTTGTTTGTAATCACGGCAAACACGTCAAAGTCACAGCCCTTTCTCATCTCCGTGGAAACCTTGATGACGATAAGCAGGCCAGCATTGTCTtgctgctgcagtagtttgttCTGGTGGTTGGCTTTTGTAAAGGCCTCCCTTTCCTCATCAGAACCTGGGGGCACAGAAAGCAAACGTTATACATGCTTTCATATACTGTAAATTAACTCTGATACATTCTGACACATTTAGGGAAGAATAAGACCCTGTTTCCAAAGTAGTCTTTAGTGATCTTCACCATTTATTTCTTATTTTGAAGCTCCATACTTTATCTGATTGTacatataatgaacagactactTCAAATACTTAAGAAAGAATATGTGACTTTCCTATCTGCTCTCTTGGTTGCATATTGTGGTGTAATGTGACATTGGTGTGTCCTGGTGGCATGTTACAGTGGTGTCATAGTGAATCTCCCTACCCTCAGGGTACTTGTACAGGTGTGTGATGtcctctctcctatcactgcccACGCTCTTAGTGCTGATCTTCAGCCCCACATGGACGGAGCTGATGATCTTCTTCGTGCTGCCATCTTTGCGCTTCATAAAGGTGTGCACGTCAGCATTGACCTCCGCAAACACAAATGGGGCATCATATTTATCGGTGAGCTCGCCCTCCTTGATGGCTTTCAGTGGGATAGGGCCACAGCAGTAAACCCCTGAAAGAAGGACAATCTGTGAGCGAACTGAAAATTACATGTTTTTATGACATATCTGAAGCCATATCCTCATCACTTCTAGTAAAATCCGATGATTAGCAATTCAGGAGTTTTCTGGAATCAATACACATCTGAATTGGGGTCATGCCATTTTATGGGCTATTCTGAAATTGTTGGGATTATTGTAGTCAGGGTTTTTGTAGTTTGGGTTATTGTCAATACCATCTAGGCCTCACCTTCACTCTTCTCCTGTGGTGTGGGGTCCATGACCTGCCAGCCTCCAAAACCTGGTTTGAGGTCAGGTCTGGTCATCCAGTTCTCGACCCAGCAGTGGTAGTTCCTACAAAGACATACAACCATAGTAACCCCTTAACCATTTCCAGACGGTTTGCTACAAGAGAAGGACATTTGCTCATATACCCAACCTCCGGAATGCCTTGACTATTTCCAGATTGTTGGCAAAAATCATGAACAAATACATGGCTAGCTCTGTATTGAATTTGTCTGAGTGGAAATCCACCAATTTGATAGTCCTCCTGAGGTTTCACCATATCATGTCTCTGGACTTCTGAACAAGTTGTCCGTTCTCATCCACGTAGCGCTCTATCACCAGGTTACTGTTGGTGTCGTGGGCTGAATTGTAGTTGGTGACCAGTCGACAAGGAATGCCCAGGGCTCGTGAAACTGAGAGGGCACATAAATCATGTACAGTTAGCCAATACTACTCATCAACTATTCTACTACAGGTCTAACATATGGCATTGTAAATATTTTACAGttaggtcatttagcagacagtctTATCCAGTCATGTACAGAAACAATTTGGGTAAAGTTGCTCAAGGGGACACCTAGTTGGCTTTGGGATTGAACcagtaaccttttggttactggcccaaggctcttaaatgctaggctacctgccccctatTCATAGgatcaaaacaaatcaaactttatttgccacatgcgccgaatatagcaagtgtagactttactgtgaaatgtttacttacaagcccttagcccttaaccaacagcgcagttcaagaataataaaatatttaccaagtaggctaaaataaaaatcaataataaaaagtaacacaataagaataacgatgctatatacagggggcatcgGTACCCacttgccgtgcgatagcaggGAAAACAGTCCATAACTTGGGTGACTAGAGTCTCTGACAATGTTATGGGCTTTCGCCTATTGATAGACACCACCTAATAatttatataggtcctggatggcaggaagcttggccccaatgtactgggccattcgcactaccctctgtagcgccttacggtcagatgccgagcagttgccataccaggcggtgatgcaaccggtcaggatgctctcgatggtgcagctttagAAACTTTTGAGTATCTCGGAGCccaagccaaatcttttcagtctcctgagggggaaaaggttttgtcgtgctctcttcacgactgtcttggtatgtttggaccatggtagttcattggtgatgtggataccaaggaacttgaaactctcgacccgctccactacagccccgtcgatgttaatgggggccggTACGGCCCGCCTTTTCTTGTAGGCCACgatcagcttctttgtcttgctcacactgagggagaggttgttgtcctggcaccacactgccaggtcgctgacctcctctctataggctgtctcatcgttgttggtgatcaggccaaccactgttgtgtcgtcagcaaacttaatgatggttttgggagtcatgtttggccacacagtcgtgggtgaactgggaatacaggaggggactaagtacacacctgAGGAGCCcaagtgttaaggatcagcgtggcgtaCGTTTTggtgcctactcttaccacctgggggtggcccgtcaggaagtccaggatccagttgca
Proteins encoded in this region:
- the LOC135541432 gene encoding protein-glutamine gamma-glutamyltransferase 2-like — translated: MAHALDIARWDLECEFNNTDHRTELNGVERLIVRRGQSFTINLHLRSGVYQPGGSALDLIVETGPQPSDQYGTQASFGLTDQIDTSRWSAAITSPPGNMVSLSICSPPDAPIGRWRLTLGQGGRVDFVLLYNPWCTGDAVYMDSEEKLREYILAQDGIIYRGGWKYPIPTPWNYGQFEDGILNACLRILDMNPKCLRNPGKDASGRRNPIYVSRVLSAMVNCNDDKGVLLGRWTDDYDGGVSPLSWKGSVEILRNWDTNACQPVRFGQCWVFAAVACSVSRALGIPCRLVTNYNSAHDTNSNLVIERYVDENGQLVQKSRDMIWNYHCWVENWMTRPDLKPGFGGWQVMDPTPQEKSEGVYCCGPIPLKAIKEGELTDKYDAPFVFAEVNADVHTFMKRKDGSTKKIISSVHVGLKISTKSVGSDRREDITHLYKYPEGSDEEREAFTKANHQNKLLQQQDNAGLLIVIKVSTEMRKGCDFDVFAVITNNTPNEKKCRLVFGSRAVSYNGILGENCGFKDLLNVQLAPGEEKSVALRMNYSKYAENLTEDNLIRLAALLLDYGTQEAYLAVRNVVLVNPEIKVRILGEPKENRKLAAEITLQNPLPVPLQNCCFTVEGSNLTGGQVVTERLNSTVEPGQDAKVKIYFTPTHSGLRKLVVDFDSNKLCHVKGYRNVIIGK